The genomic window GTTCAAAATTCAAAGTAGTCCCCAAAAATTTACTGAGAACACTGAAATCCCCTTCAAAATAAGAATTATTAATTTTTTCGTAATAACTGACTTTATCCGGAGTAATAAGTACTTTTGCTAACGTAATTCCTAACATTTTAGCACTTAGCCATATCTTCTCGTCTTTTTTCATTCGTAAGGTTACACTTGGGCTCACCGATTGTTTTTTACCTTCATATCTTACTCGAAGTTTTGCATTCAGGGTGTTAAAATCAAAGGTGTTTGTATTATACTTGTCAATAACCTTTTCAGCTTTCATTTTCTTTAGTTTTGCACCTCCAATTCCTTTTGTTCCGCCGCAAGAAGTTATTACCATGACAATAACTATTAATATTCCAATTTTCTTCCTCATGAATTATTGTACTTTACGCTGGTTTTCGACTGCCTTCTTTTCAAATTCGGCTGCCTTTTCAGGGCTTCCTTTTTTTTGATAGGCTAAAGATAGTTGTTTGTACAGATCAGATAACAATTTAGGGTCATCAATAACAAAATCTACCCCGGTTTCTAAAGATTCAATGGCATCATCTACCTCATCGGTATTAAGAAAAGTTACTCCTTGTACTAAATATAGTACCGGTTGCGTAGGATATAATTCGAGTGCTAATTCGCTTCCTATTTTAGCTTTTTCAAATCGTTTTAGATCTAGTTGCAATAACAAAATCCTCTTTAATACTGTAAAGTCTGAAGCATTAGCTTGTAAGCCTTTTTCGTAGAAGTTTAATGCCAGTTCTTTTTGGTTTTTTTCGTAGTAATAATTTCCAATTTCAGTAGCGATTTTAGGACCTGCCTTATCTCCGTCAAAAGCTTTGGATACTTCAACCAAGTTGGATTCATATTGCGGATTGCCTTTTATATAAATAAGAAAATCATTAACTACTTTATATTTTGCATCCGAATCTACGACTTTACTAGCCAACGAAATTTTAATAGAATTTACCGCTTCGTTAATTTGATTATCGTTCAGGTAAAACTTGTACAACGCTAAATGTACCAGTTCGGATTTTGGGTTTCTCTCTATTAATTTTTTTGCAACTTTAAAAGCTTCTTCTTTCTGATCGTTTTGACTATACAGGTAGATAAGGTTGATATAATTTTGTTCGTTTTTAGGATTACTTTCGATTTTCTGTTCTAATTTGGCAATCTGACTATTCGGATTGGTAAGTTTTGAACCGATTTTTAACCGAAGTTGTTGCCGGTAACTATCCGTACCCAACTCTTCTTCTAATTCGTCAATAAGGTTCATGGCTTCTTCATACCTTTTTTCCAGAAAATATAAGTTAGCCAGTTGTTCTTTAAATAAAGGGTCGTACGTAACCAGTTTTTCAACTGTTCCTACGGATTCTTTAAATTTACCCTGAACAAAATAGGTTTCATAGAGTAATTCAAGAATATACCGCTTTTCTTCAATTTTATCCAAGGCTTTCTTAAACTGAATTTCAGCTTGATCGTATACTTTTAAAGCCTGGTAATTCTTGCCGAGTTCTACATATAATATTCCTGGAGAACTGTCAATTTTAATACATTTTTCTAACGCTTGTACGGCTTTTTCATGATTGGTAATTGCTTTTTGTTTGAGGGCTTCAAAAAAACTTTCCTGAAACTCATCTGAATTATTGCCAAGATCATCCACATTAATTTCCATCTGAGGTTTGATTTCCTGAGCACTAAGCTTCCCTCCCAGAAACAGGACTAACAGTAATTTGTAAATGATCTTGTTATAAAGCATATTTTATTTTAAAACGGAATAATCCCCAATACTTACCGTGGTAAATTCGCCATCATATTGCACGTTATTACCAATCATCGCATTGTCTAGTTTTGCATTTTTTATGGTCGTATTAGTTTGTACCAAAGAATTTTTTATGCTTGTATTCTCAATCACACAACCGTCTCCGATAGAAACATTAGGCCCTACTTTAGCATTATTTAAAACTACCCCTTTCCCAATATAACAAGGTTTGATAATTTCAGATTCATCCTGAATTAGATCAGGGTCAATCAAAGGTTCCTGGTCTTGTTCTAAAAAACCTAACATCCTGGTATTTGTTTCCACTGTCACCGCTTTATTTCCGCAGTCCATCCATTCGTCAACTTCTCCTGTCACAAAAACCTTTCCGCTTTGTATCATTCGCTTGATTCCGTCATTAATTTGATACTCACCGCCGTTGATAATATTATTTTCCAGTACGTATTGTAATTCTTTTTTCAGGACTTCAACATCTTTATAATAATAAATACCAATGACCGCTAAATCCGAAACAAACTCTTCCGGTTTTTCTATTAGTTCTACGATTTCTTTTTTTTCATTCAGTTTTACGACGCCATAAGCTTCCGGTTGATCTACCTGCTTTACCCAGATGACCGCATCTGCATTTTTATCCAGGTTAAAATTAGCTTTAATCAAGGTGTCTGCATACGCAATTACCGCTGGTCCGGAAAGGGAATCCGCAGCGCACATAATGGCATGCCCGGTTCCTAAAGGTTGATCCTGACGATAAATCGAAGCTTTTGCATTTAATTCTGCCGCCAATTCTTTTAGGCTTCCTACCACATCTTCCCCAAAAAAAGCGGGATCTCCCAGGATGAAGGCAATTTCGTCAACCGGTTCGTCCAGTACCTTAGAAATATCCGTGACTAATCTATGTACAATCGGTTTTCCGGCGATAGGTATTAATGGTTTAGGAACTGTTAAGGTATGAGGGCGCAATCTTGATCCGCGACCTGCCATAGGAACTATTATTTTCATTGTTTGTTGTTATCTAGGTTTTGTTAGAAACCTTAATTGTTTGTATATGTGCTTTACTGTTTTTTATTTAACCCCGGTACTACCGAACCCCCCTGCTCCCCGACTGGTTTCCGACAAAACGTCCACTTCATTCCAGGTTGCCTGCTCATATTTAGCTAAAACCATTTGTGCAATCCGGTCACCGTTTTGGATTTCGAAGTTTTCTTTTGACAAATTGATTAGAATTACTCCAACTTCTCCTCGATAATCCGCATCAATCGTTCCCGGAGCATTTAATACCGTAACCCCTTTTTTAATCGCCAATCCGCTTCGGGGTCTAACCTGTGCTTCAATCCCTACGGGTAATTCCATAAATAGCCCGGTAGGTATAATTTTACGTTCCATAGGTTCCAGTACCACAGGATCGGTAAGATTTGCTTTTATATCCATTCCTGCGGAAGCTATGGTTTCGTAATTAGGTAAGGAATGAGATGATTTATTAATAATGTGTACGGTCATAAAACAAAGCTAATTTTTTAGGGATTTATTTTTTTAGTATTCTGCTTATCTCTTTTCGTTCCCCAAAATATAAAAGTAGCAAAAACGTAAGGAATAGCGGAACAGATACTAAATAATTGCTGTCAAATACATAAAAAGAAAGGGTTGAAAACAATATGGATAATCCAAAATAAGTTCCGATTTTTTTTAGGTCGTAGGGGATAGGATATTGTTTTCTACCCAGCCACCAGGAACTTAACATCATAAAACTATAAGCTACCAGGGTGGCGATAGCAGAACCTATATAGGAAATATATGGGATTAAAAGGATATTAAGAACTAATGTAATTATTGCTGCTACTACTGAAATATATGCCCCTATGATGGTCTTATCCGTAACTTTATACCATACAGATAGGTTGTGATAAATCCCTAAACAAAAATTTGCCAGCAATACGATAGGTACGATTATAATTCCCTCCCAATACACTGGATCTCTTACAATATATACTTTTAAAATATCAATAAAA from Aquimarina sp. ERC-38 includes these protein-coding regions:
- a CDS encoding tetratricopeptide repeat protein translates to MLYNKIIYKLLLVLFLGGKLSAQEIKPQMEINVDDLGNNSDEFQESFFEALKQKAITNHEKAVQALEKCIKIDSSPGILYVELGKNYQALKVYDQAEIQFKKALDKIEEKRYILELLYETYFVQGKFKESVGTVEKLVTYDPLFKEQLANLYFLEKRYEEAMNLIDELEEELGTDSYRQQLRLKIGSKLTNPNSQIAKLEQKIESNPKNEQNYINLIYLYSQNDQKEEAFKVAKKLIERNPKSELVHLALYKFYLNDNQINEAVNSIKISLASKVVDSDAKYKVVNDFLIYIKGNPQYESNLVEVSKAFDGDKAGPKIATEIGNYYYEKNQKELALNFYEKGLQANASDFTVLKRILLLQLDLKRFEKAKIGSELALELYPTQPVLYLVQGVTFLNTDEVDDAIESLETGVDFVIDDPKLLSDLYKQLSLAYQKKGSPEKAAEFEKKAVENQRKVQ
- the dut gene encoding dUTP diphosphatase, with the translated sequence MTVHIINKSSHSLPNYETIASAGMDIKANLTDPVVLEPMERKIIPTGLFMELPVGIEAQVRPRSGLAIKKGVTVLNAPGTIDADYRGEVGVILINLSKENFEIQNGDRIAQMVLAKYEQATWNEVDVLSETSRGAGGFGSTGVK
- a CDS encoding DUF4292 domain-containing protein, yielding MRKKIGILIVIVMVITSCGGTKGIGGAKLKKMKAEKVIDKYNTNTFDFNTLNAKLRVRYEGKKQSVSPSVTLRMKKDEKIWLSAKMLGITLAKVLITPDKVSYYEKINNSYFEGDFSVLSKFLGTTLNFEQIQQMLIGKAIFDLNSEAFQSSVVSDVYILKPKEELALFQRLLAFNPNTFKLQWQQIAQAEKNRSARINYEEYQKVANQDFPKKIEIQAKDESDITKIKIEYKTVDYNAAVSFPFSIPKGYEKVSIE
- a CDS encoding sugar nucleotidyltransferase — its product is MKIIVPMAGRGSRLRPHTLTVPKPLIPIAGKPIVHRLVTDISKVLDEPVDEIAFILGDPAFFGEDVVGSLKELAAELNAKASIYRQDQPLGTGHAIMCAADSLSGPAVIAYADTLIKANFNLDKNADAVIWVKQVDQPEAYGVVKLNEKKEIVELIEKPEEFVSDLAVIGIYYYKDVEVLKKELQYVLENNIINGGEYQINDGIKRMIQSGKVFVTGEVDEWMDCGNKAVTVETNTRMLGFLEQDQEPLIDPDLIQDESEIIKPCYIGKGVVLNNAKVGPNVSIGDGCVIENTSIKNSLVQTNTTIKNAKLDNAMIGNNVQYDGEFTTVSIGDYSVLK